In Malaya genurostris strain Urasoe2022 unplaced genomic scaffold, Malgen_1.1 HiC_scaffold_56, whole genome shotgun sequence, the genomic stretch GTAAATCTATGGCCAAAATAATTAGGATTTAAATTTAATCTATCACGCAGTAGAATACTTGACAGTTTTAGCACATATTAGAAATTATACTTGTTTATTACACCAAcattaataaataaattcagttttattttgaaggtttctaaaattcaataaatttttggatttGAAATCGCATCGTTTATTAGTTTACAGTATGCTTCTTTCACTGCATCCACCAACTTTTCCGCATACTGCGAGCGTTTGCTCTGGGATCGCACCTTTGCCTCTGGACCAAGGAAGAGAGTAGGAAGAGACGCCGGTCGTCCTATTGCCGATTGGGAAACGGAGATCCTACCTAGTTGCAATAGAATCATAATGCATTCATCTAACAGAGGAGGAAAGGCTTCAGCGAAGCGGATTATACATGGAAGTATTGCTCGAAACATTTCGATGCGCGTGTGACCGGAAAGAACTGCAATAATTTAAAATCATATTACTGAGTTTATCGTGTATTTTTACTTACCCCCTAACAACGTAGTCAATGTATTCAAACACAATTTCGCAACACTAAGTGACTTTGGTAAGGAATATTGAAGCGAAAGATGTGATGTTAAATCGATAGCAAAAATTTGTTTGTCCATCTCTGACATACTGAGTAGTTCGGGTATGAAGTCGAGACAAATATGCATCGATGGAATTCCTCTAACCGTTATGGGAAGCAGATTTCGCGGATAACCTTGAAAGTGTACCAATTTGGCAAGCGATGGTTCAGAGATGAAAACTTGATGTATGTAAGAACAAATCACGCCACGAATCTCACGAAGTGCCCATTGACGGCCTGGTTTTAGTCGATCCTCTTTAGATTCAATACACGCCTCTAGTAAAATCTGCACAGCTACACTTTCTTGTGATGCCACAAGCGCTAGTTTGAGTTCTTCGCGGTCTATATCCGACTTGACTTGATAGCCAACATCTATTAATGGTTTATCAAGCATATGACGTGATAGTTGACTTTTAGAAGTGGCCAAAGTAGCTTGCAAAATTCGGAGCACAACTGCGAGCGCACTAGCACAACGAAACACTCGCTCGTCACATCTCAATACTTGTAGTGGATCAATCAACATGGTTTCTTGAGTCAATGTGAAATTTTTAGTGACTGTATCCTCTGGCATCAGTGCTCTGATCGATATTATCCACAAGCGCCGAGGCAATACAGAGTTCAAACGTATCCATACGTTTTTATAAAGCTCTTGAGCAAGACGGGGAACTGAGCTGCtaagaattgttttgaaatattgaattAGGATATCTGCTAAGGCCCACAAATCTGTAGGGGACATTTTCATCATTActtttagatattttattattttacccGGATTTCTATCAATTTCCTCGAAAGCTTCAATTACATTAAACTTATTCAGGAATCCACTAGAAATATGTTCCATTGCGAGGCCTTCTTCGTCTATCCAATCATCAACAAGCGACAAATGCGGAAAATGTGTTATAAGTAAGCGGAGTAATGGACTAAACAGCACACTATATTCTTGTTGGTTTTTTTGCGCCTGTTGCAATAGGTACTTAATGGGAAGCTCACACATAAATTCGTTTGAATAACTCTCAATTTGTCGACCACTGGCGATTATGTTAGACATATTATTGAGACGAACATCCTCATATAATAGAAGATAATACAAAAGAAGTAGTTGCGGAGTTATATTAATGTTGTCACGAGAATACTCGTTTATTCTATTGGAATCTGTTGATTCGAGTTGAGGTTTTACATTTTCCTAGAAAAAaaggtttgatttttttagaaaCAGTACATATAATAAATTTATACCTGATCGCTGTAAAATGGTGTGTATTGAAAAACTTGTTGTATTTCTTGCTCAGAGAGTGCCTGGTGAGTATGTTCTACTGAATTTTTGGGATTGGGCAGAATAACGGAGTTTACATATACCTCAATTAATGCAGGTAAAACAGGATGTAATGGTGTGATAGAATTGCAAATTTGCTTATATATCCAATTTTTAATGGGAACTTTGTGTTTTGAAAATGCTCGAGATTTGAGAAGCTGATGTATGCAATGTACTGGTAAATAGCCAGGAATATTTGCATTAAGATTTAAAGTAACTGGAACTTTTATTGCATGAGCTGCAACCACTTGTTCGGTGAAAATTTCTTGCGTGAAGATATGCTTCATTCTGTTAATTGTATTTGGGCGAAGAGGAAATTTCATTCCTAGCGTTGAGCAAGCTAATTCGCATATATGTGACAGTTGATTGCTGTGGAAATGAATTGCCATTAACAGGAGCATCTCTCCGAATGAAGCTGACACCTCACTCAtgttttcaaaataagcttcttcTTTAATTAGCCATTGAATccattcaacgatttttgattcTATTCCTTGATTCGCCAGTAATGATGGACACGCTATTAACATACACAACCCTAGTGATACGAATCGGATACCCGCCGGTGTTGGTGGAGGCTTTGATGTGATTAATTGAATCAAATACAATATTTCTTCGTCCATGAACTTAATTCCAGAGATACCACGTAGAGCGCAGTACAATCTTAGCATAGCGGATGACTGAACAACATGTTCCTCTGGTAATTGAGCATTTTTGGAGAATATCACAATGTGTTGTAACTGCTTCATCAGTTCATCTCTTAATAATTGTAATGCATCTCCTTTTCGTTTTTGACTGGATCTAACATACAAAGCAAAATATGAGCGTATGTTTTGGTCGTTTCCAAGCAATAAACCGGAAACAAATGCAACCTAAAAGACAAGTAAACATACAAATTGTACAAGAATGCAAACACAATCGTAAATGTACCAAGTTAGATGGATCTTTTAAGCTTAGTTTAAGCATCAGCGAGGGCATCTTAGTATGTTCAACGCAAATCATTCGCGTTGTCAAAGCTTGACCCGGGTTCATATCACATAATTCGTAGAGAGCAGCGAGCCTAAGTTTACCTTCAGAATTATCTTCATCTCCATTGGTGATTAATGTAGCAACTACTTCTCGGAAACAATCTGGCATATTTGCGACAACCCAACAGATGAGTTTTGATCCATTATTTACATACAAAAGAGTATCAACTACTTCCAATACACTTAACAGTGATGGTAGTTCGGCCAGAGCAATACAAATTATATCAGCTATTTCCTCCAAGTAAATGTCGTTATCGAATAATTCCGAGTTTTTAATGATAACTTCGTTAGAC encodes the following:
- the LOC131440048 gene encoding integrator complex subunit 2 isoform X1 gives rise to the protein MNFTSVTAKAFSAIQSLNIADLVECSFSDIRPLLPCLVRMSLLPPLDTSQHWLNIRKQLLPILASIEIVNNIVSLLQVSFHELEVDVKKEQQIRQNIGYTAQDSAQFHSLPNGVVMGFERADILSKVRVVLSELFYIQAQVTEQTTQTSVQKSNEVIIKNSELFDNDIYLEEIADIICIALAELPSLLSVLEVVDTLLYVNNGSKLICWVVANMPDCFREVVATLITNGDEDNSEGKLRLAALYELCDMNPGQALTTRMICVEHTKMPSLMLKLSLKDPSNLVAFVSGLLLGNDQNIRSYFALYVRSSQKRKGDALQLLRDELMKQLQHIVIFSKNAQLPEEHVVQSSAMLRLYCALRGISGIKFMDEEILYLIQLITSKPPPTPAGIRFVSLGLCMLIACPSLLANQGIESKIVEWIQWLIKEEAYFENMSEVSASFGEMLLLMAIHFHSNQLSHICELACSTLGMKFPLRPNTINRMKHIFTQEIFTEQVVAAHAIKVPVTLNLNANIPGYLPVHCIHQLLKSRAFSKHKVPIKNWIYKQICNSITPLHPVLPALIEVYVNSVILPNPKNSVEHTHQALSEQEIQQVFQYTPFYSDQENVKPQLESTDSNRINEYSRDNINITPQLLLLYYLLLYEDVRLNNMSNIIASGRQIESYSNEFMCELPIKYLLQQAQKNQQEYSVLFSPLLRLLITHFPHLSLVDDWIDEEGLAMEHISSGFLNKFNVIEAFEEIDRNPGKIIKYLKVMMKMSPTDLWALADILIQYFKTILSSSVPRLAQELYKNVWIRLNSVLPRRLWIISIRALMPEDTVTKNFTLTQETMLIDPLQVLRCDERVFRCASALAVVLRILQATLATSKSQLSRHMLDKPLIDVGYQVKSDIDREELKLALVASQESVAVQILLEACIESKEDRLKPGRQWALREIRGVICSYIHQVFISEPSLAKLVHFQGYPRNLLPITVRGIPSMHICLDFIPELLSMSEMDKQIFAIDLTSHLSLQYSLPKSLSVAKLCLNTLTTLLGVLSGHTRIEMFRAILPCIIRFAEAFPPLLDECIMILLQLGRISVSQSAIGRPASLPTLFLGPEAKVRSQSKRSQYAEKLVDAVKEAYCKLINDAISNPKIY
- the LOC131440048 gene encoding integrator complex subunit 2 isoform X2, whose translation is MGFERADILSKVRVVLSELFYIQAQVTEQTTQTSVQKSNEVIIKNSELFDNDIYLEEIADIICIALAELPSLLSVLEVVDTLLYVNNGSKLICWVVANMPDCFREVVATLITNGDEDNSEGKLRLAALYELCDMNPGQALTTRMICVEHTKMPSLMLKLSLKDPSNLVAFVSGLLLGNDQNIRSYFALYVRSSQKRKGDALQLLRDELMKQLQHIVIFSKNAQLPEEHVVQSSAMLRLYCALRGISGIKFMDEEILYLIQLITSKPPPTPAGIRFVSLGLCMLIACPSLLANQGIESKIVEWIQWLIKEEAYFENMSEVSASFGEMLLLMAIHFHSNQLSHICELACSTLGMKFPLRPNTINRMKHIFTQEIFTEQVVAAHAIKVPVTLNLNANIPGYLPVHCIHQLLKSRAFSKHKVPIKNWIYKQICNSITPLHPVLPALIEVYVNSVILPNPKNSVEHTHQALSEQEIQQVFQYTPFYSDQENVKPQLESTDSNRINEYSRDNINITPQLLLLYYLLLYEDVRLNNMSNIIASGRQIESYSNEFMCELPIKYLLQQAQKNQQEYSVLFSPLLRLLITHFPHLSLVDDWIDEEGLAMEHISSGFLNKFNVIEAFEEIDRNPGKIIKYLKVMMKMSPTDLWALADILIQYFKTILSSSVPRLAQELYKNVWIRLNSVLPRRLWIISIRALMPEDTVTKNFTLTQETMLIDPLQVLRCDERVFRCASALAVVLRILQATLATSKSQLSRHMLDKPLIDVGYQVKSDIDREELKLALVASQESVAVQILLEACIESKEDRLKPGRQWALREIRGVICSYIHQVFISEPSLAKLVHFQGYPRNLLPITVRGIPSMHICLDFIPELLSMSEMDKQIFAIDLTSHLSLQYSLPKSLSVAKLCLNTLTTLLGVLSGHTRIEMFRAILPCIIRFAEAFPPLLDECIMILLQLGRISVSQSAIGRPASLPTLFLGPEAKVRSQSKRSQYAEKLVDAVKEAYCKLINDAISNPKIY